In Choloepus didactylus isolate mChoDid1 chromosome 6, mChoDid1.pri, whole genome shotgun sequence, one DNA window encodes the following:
- the LOC119537897 gene encoding olfactory receptor 4P4-like: MEIQRNISEFILLGFSYDKNIQIYCFVLFLFCYVALLVENLLILISIRCSPLFQQPMYYFLIHLSSTDICYTSSVTPKLISDSLVGTKTISYSDCMLQVFSMHFFGMIEIFILTVMAFDRYIAICKPRHYMIIMNKTRCHLLVLAAWAGGAVHSFSVISLIIWLPFCGPNEIDNYYCDIFPLLKIACTDTYFTGVLVVANSGMVALVTFVLLFGSYVIILFSLRNHSPEGRCKALSTCGSHITVVLLFFGPSIFASLRPPTTYPEDKIFALFYTIIAPMLNPLIYTLRNTEMKKAMKKIWCQKILSEEKCN; encoded by the coding sequence ATGGAAATTCAGAGGAACATTTCAGAATTTATTCTTTTGGGGTTTTCTTATGACAAGAACATACAAATATATTGCTTTGTGCTCTTCTTATTTTGTTATGTTGCCCTCCTGGTGGAAAACCTTCTGATCCTTATCTCCATTAGATGCAGCCCTCTTTTTCAACAACCCATGTACTATTTCCTCATCCATTTATCCTCCACGGACATCTGCTACACCTCCAGTGTTACACCCAAACTGATAAGTGACTCGTTAGTGGGGACAAAAACCATCTCCTACAGTGATTGCATGTTACAGGTCTTTTCCATGCACTTCTTTGGAATGATTGAAATCTTCATCCTTACAGTCATGGCCTTTGATCGTTACATTGCCATCTGCAAACCTCGTCACTACATGATTATAATGAATAAGACAAGATGCCATCTTCTAGTCTTGGCTGCTTGGGCTGGTGGGGCTGTCCATTCTTTCTCCGTGATTTCTCTAATAATATGGTTGCCCTTTTGTGGCCCCAATGAAATTGATAACTACTATTGTGATATTTTCCCTTTACTGAAAATTGCCTGTACTGATACCTACTTCACTGGTGTCCTTGTGGTTGCCAATTCTGGAATGGTTGCATTAGTAACCTTTGTCCTCTTATTTGGGTCTTATGTCATTATATTATTCTCCTTAAGAAACCACTCACCTGAGGGAAGATGCAAAGCTCTATCTACCTGTGGGTCTCACATCACTGTGGTACTCTTATTTTTTGGGCCTTCAATCTTTGCCTCCCTCAGACCACCTACTACTTACCctgaagataaaatatttgctcttttttaCACCATCATTGCCCCTATGTTGAATCCTTTAATCTATACCCTGAGAAATACAGAGATGAAAAAGGCCATGAAAAAGATTTGGTGTCAAAAGATACTATCAGAAGAAAAATGTAATTGA